One Verrucomicrobiota bacterium genomic window, GCATGCCGGCCAGGATGGCGATGATGGCGATGACGACGAGGAGTTCAATCAACGTGAATCCCCGGCGGGAAAGGAAGTTGGAGGTGGTCGATTTCATAAGCGTTTTCTGGAGGGATTTCAAGGTGCCAAAAATCTTCGATTTCTTCAATCGTATAGAATTGCCGTGCATTTCAGCAACGCGACTTTCAGGGCACACCTCGCGCACAAAGTGGCTTTCGCGGAAGGAGTTTGAAACTTCCGGGTCAGGGGTTTCAAGCGCAGAGGCTACCGGTAAAAGGGCTGCCATGTCAGCCAAGCCGGACCATAGTGCGGAAGGGGCTTGCCGTGTTCCCAGGCTCCAAGGTCGGGCCCTTTTCCCGAGTGGTCCTCATTGACCGTGGGGATGCGCACTCCGGCATCAATGACGGGGGATTCCGATTTGAGGCTGAAATCCAGGTCCATCGCGTGGTAGAGGGTGTGACGGTGTTGGGGATCTGGACGCGACAGCCGGGTGAAGATATCGTAATCGATCTCCCGGGAATGCGCTTCCTGTCCGGTGCCAATTTGCAGCTCGCGCAAGGTCGAGAAGATGCGCCAGGCCCCCGGGGAAGGTTCATAGATGTTGGAACCCGGCTTGGGTTGAAAGAACCGGTATTGCTCGGGCGCACCCCGATTGGGGCGGTAGCCGTTGTAGTCGGAGGTGTTCCAGGAAGTCGAATGAGACATGGTCAAAATACCCCGGTCTGGAGTGTCCCGGCCCAGGAAGAGATTGTTGCGGAAATGGAGGTTGGCGGAGGGATCGGGGAGGCGGTGTTCGCTGATGATGGTGTTGTGCCAGACATAGAGGCCGGCGGGTTTGGCGCTGAATTTGAACGCCACTCCCGAAGGGACGTGGTAAAGGACGTTGCGATAGAAATAGGCGGGGCCTCCGAACACGGGTTGGGCGCTGAAGCCTCCTTGTGCCGCATTGATCCCCCGGTTTCCATAAACGCGAATATTGTGAACGCCGCCGTCGGTCTCGATGAAATCATCGTTCATGACATGCATGTCATTCCCATAAATGTCGATGGACGAAGCCCGCCGGTCTGGATCGGTTTCGGGGGTGCCATAGGTGGAAATCCCGATGGCGTCGTGGAAGTAAGCGATGGCATTGCGCGCGATGACATGGCCGGGTCCGTAAACCTTGATGGCATAGTAGCTTGTCAGCCGATGTGAACCGTAGGCAGGAACCGGCCAGGAAATCCCGCCGGGTTCCCTGGCCGCGCCGCCCCAGCCGACGAGGCGAAATCGATCTTCGCGGCCCAGGAACAAATTGTCGGCAATATAGAAATCGCGCGAACCCGCGTACTCGGTCCAGATCCCGAATCCAACCTGTTCGAAACGGCAATTCTTGACCGCCAGACCCACGGCACCGAGCACTTCCTTCTGACCCGCGAAGATCGCTACGTCCGTATTGCGGAACGTCAGTCCCTCGAACAGGTGATAGGCTGAGGCCATGACATCGAACAGTCGATGGTTGCCGTCGCCATCGAGGACGACTTCTCCATCGCCGGCGGCCTTGATCGTGATGGGCTGATCGGCCGTGCCTTTCAACGTCAGCGACATGGAGCCATCAAAGGGCGCCATCATGGGATCGACGTAGTTGAATCGTTCCGGTCGATAGAGTCCCGCGTGGAGTAAGAGCGTGTCACCGGGGCGGGCGCGGCGTTCCCAAACCACGGACCAATCGCCCAGTCCTGCGCCGTAGTAAGCTTGCAAGATTCCGGTGAACGAGGGCTCCTGCCGGGGGCCGAAGTAGTCCGGGGGATACACGTGGAGAATCCTCCCCCCGGGGTGCGCTTTGGGTTCGGCGCGCGTTCTCACGCGAGCGAGACGCGAAGTTTGTCCGTCGATGCCATCGGGATCAGACATCTCGAATCGGCATTCATATTCGGTTTCGGGGGCGAGATTGAGGATGGAACCGGCGAAGCCGTGAGGAACCGTGTAGTCGAGATTCTCCCGCCGGCGAAAGACATTCTCTCCACCGACTCGAACCAGGGGCAGTGCCGATCTCCAGGCTGTGTCGCCAAGCGTGCGGTAGTGAACCTGCACCGTGGCATTCCGATTGGCATCCCCTCGAATGGCCCACTCGAATCCCAGGTTGTGAAGGGTGGGTCGCTCGACGTGGAAAGCGCCGGCGTGGGTTCGATGATCCTCCCCCGTGTCGGCGGCTCTCGACAACGTGGACCCCGCTCCGAACAAGATGGCGGCAATGGTCCACTTGGAAACAAGCGTGGGGATGAATCGCGGGCGGTGGAAAAGTTGGAAGCGGGTCGTGAGCCCGGAGGTGTCGCCCGCGACATCGCCGGCGGGCGAGAAGAAGGAAGAGGGCATGACCAAGGCTGGCAGGAGCGATGCTGGGAGTCGAGATTGACCCGGGCGAAGATTTCTTCGGCCGAAGTCATGGCGATGAAGCCTGCCTCGGGGAGCTTCTTCCGTCGTCCATCGCACCGGAACGGCTCTTCGCCCTGGGCGTCCTCGAGCGCGGCCAACCGCTCAGACATGGAAGGCTTGGAAACGCGCAGTTTGGCCGAGGCGTGTGCGAGGCTGGCCACTTTGGCGGCGTCCCCATGGTGTCGCGGGTGAGGAGCATGCAACCCTTCGATGGGATGTTACGCCTATCATTCGGTTTTTCCGAAGTATTCAATCGGAAAGTCGTGCTTGTCGCCGCTTGGAAAACAGAGTTAAGATGGTCGAGTTATGGCTCAAACTTGGTTCAACGAATGAACGGCTCGAATGTCCGCGCGGGCCGCTGGATGCTGGGCTACGGAGTCGTCTTGGTGCTCTGCGGATTGCTGGGGTATTTCTCCAATCCGGCCAAAGCTGTGACCGCCTTGATCTCGGGGGGCCTCTTTGGGGCGATTTCCGCGTTCTTGGGGTGGCGGCTCCTGAGGGGAGCGGCGTGGGCGCGCGGCGTGGCGTTGACGACCGCGTTGCTCTTGCTCGCGGTGTTTGCGTGGCGGTCGTGGATGAGTTGGTCGTCCGTGGTCTCGGGCATGACCGATAAACTCTTCGCGGCCTGCTTGATCACCTTCATGGCACTGGCCTCGGCGGTCACCTTGTTTCAATTGTTGCGCATGGGATCGCGGGCGGGCGGTGACGGTCCCGTTTCCGGGTCTTGATCTGCCACTCGGTTTTGGAACCGTGCATCCACATGCTGTCGATGATGTGCGCGGCAGCGCCGGGGTGCGGCGTGTCCTCAAAGGGGCATGGCAGGTTCAATGGGCAAGGGTGCTGCCAGGGCGAAGGCATTCACTCAGGGCGGGCCATGGAACGGGAGGAGATCGCCGCGGCCGATGGGCGCGAGCGGAAGCGCCGTGAACGGCGCGCCCCGACAACTTGCGGGTGCACCGGTTTTGGAACTGGTGAATGGTTCGGAATGGCCTTATCGCCAGGATCTTGCGAAGATTCATCAAGGTCAATGACCGTTTTAATCCTCAATGCCGGAGTTTGGCATGACTCGGGTTCTCAGAACGGCGGTAGCAAGGGTTCCTTGTCCCACAGATAACGGTTGAGCCTTTTTTGGGGCAACCACGGATCATACGGATGACACGGATGAGTGGAGAATTCCTCCCTGTCCTGGAGTTCCAGACAGACGGTCGACAATCCTGGTTCTCATCGAACCGACTGAAAGCCTGTTTTCATCCGTGTGATTCGTGTGATTCGTGGGCAATCAACTCCCCTATCCGTAGATTTGGGGAGTTGATCCCCCCTTGACTTCAGAAGCTTCACTCGGCTTTATAGGTGGCGAACCCAAAATCCATGGATCCCGCATGAGGTGCTGTTTTCGCGGGGCCGTTTCCAACTATGAAAACCGCCATTTCCCATCTGCACCGCCGAACTGGATTCACGCTGATCGAACTCTTGGTCGTCATTGCCATCATCGCCATCCTGGCATCCCTTCTTCTGCCGTCGCTGGCGAAGTCGAAGCAGTTGGCGACCGGAGCCCGATGTCAAAGCAATCAAAAGCAACTGGGCTTGTCCTTCCTCATGTATGCCGACGACAACCAAGACCAGATCGTCGGCATGAGCACTTACCGACAGGGACGGGATTTCTGGACCGGGCCCAAACCGGTGCGGAACTTCACCGGGTCTGGCCGCGAGCGGGCCCTGGCGGAGGCGCACGAGGGTTTGCGGCAGGGCAAGCTGTTCCCCTACGCCAACGCGGTCGATGCCTGGCATTGTCCAGGAGACGGACGGCTCAAGCTACAGCCCGGCCGCGGGTTTGCCTACGACAGCTACGGTGGCGCAGGCGGTCTGGACGGCGAGGACGAAAGTAATTCGATCAAAAAATACAGCGAGATAGCGTTTCCGACCCGTAATTACGTTTTTGTCGAAGAGGCTGACGACCGGGGCTGGAACCTTGGATCCTGGCTGATCGATCCCACGCCCACGACTTTTACGTGGGTGGATGCCGTGGCGATTTGGCACAATAAGAAGAGCACCTTGAGTTTTGCCGACGGGCATGCCGTGACCAAACGGTGGCTGGGGCCCGCCATGTTGAAAGCCTCGGATGTCAAAGGAGCTTTGAAATTCGGCGCCACTGCCTCCACCGCCCTGGACAAGCAGGACATTTGGTACATGAAGTACGGCTATACCCACAAACGGCAGGCCCAGTTTGAGTCCCAATGGACGACTGTGCCGTTTCGTCCGTGAATCGATTCCTCAAAGGGGACTTCGATTCGGCCTTCGACTGATCGCAAGCGGAGCACGGTGTTTAGGCCGCCTAAATGCAAGGCGTCCACCGGCGGCATCCACTGAGGTTAGTCCATTGCTGAAGCGCCTTCAAGGTCGCGTCGCTCCGCTCCCGCGGAGCTCAACCGCTCGCTTATCACCCTCTCCCATCGCATTGCCGCGGCTACCATCCCCTGCCTCCTGATGAGAGGGGGCGGTTGCTGCTGGCCAAGGAGGAAGGAAAACCTCAGATCCGTCGGTGCAAGCCCGGAGCGAGCGCGGCCAGACCAAGCACCATCGCGCCATAAACGGACGGGAAAGCGTTAGGAACCGGAACTGTCACGAGGGGGATGCTGGTGGTGACCTTGAAGCTGCTGGCCACCGTGTGGCGCTCGGCAAAGAAGAGATCCAAGCTGTAAGTCGAACCTGCAGTCAGGCTGAGGGTGTCCAATGCAACGGAACCGGTCATCGCACCGTGGACGCCGCCCAGGTCGATGGCGAGTTTCTTGTCGATAAAAACCCAAAGTTCATCGTCGCTGCGGAATTCGAATGTTTGGCCAGGGACGTAAGTGAACGTGGTATGCAGTTCGAAAGTGAAGTGGTAGTTAGGGCCGGGGATTCCCGTATTGAAGAGCATGCCATCGATGGGGAAGAAGCTTGGTGAATCGAAAACGAACTCCCCCGAACCGGGGACGAGTTCCGTCAGGGTGATGGAGTGCGGCGTGCTGAGGTTCACCCCGGCGGTGTCGCGATACCACTGATCGAATTCGGTTGCGCCCGTGGTGGTGGGATTGCCGGCTGTGCCGGTATAGACGGGTTTACCGTCCAGGCCGAGATCGGTTTTGACGATGCCGGGGTCGAAACCAAGGAAATGTTCGAAATCCGCGTGGCCGCCTGGCGTTCCGAAGGCTTTGAAATCGCGCACGGTGCCGGTGAGCGTGACCGAGGCGGCCCGGGTGTCCAAGGCTGCGAACATTCCGAGCAGGGCGAGAAGGAAGAGAGATTGAATTTTCATAAGACGCTTTTTCGTGAATTAGTACAGATTATGCAGATTATGAATAAAACTGCAATCCCGAAAAGGAGGCTGGTCATGCAGTTGGGATTTCTACTTCCAGAACACTGTTCAAATTGGAGCTTTTGCCAGTCTTGCACCATCAGTGAGAAAAGATCATGAATGAACTCGCCATGGATGATTCCCGGCGACCGGACACCGAACGAAGGATTCGGCGCAGGGCGTGGATGCGGCGAATGATTTTCGCGCTGCCCGTCCTCGCTGCGGGTCAGGCATTTCTCCTCGAACCCACTTGGCTGAAACTGAGGTGGAGGCGGACACGCGCGGATACTCCCCGGCATCGTTTTGTTCATTGCAGCGATCTGCATCACAAAGGTGACGCGAACTACCTTTCCAGGATCGTTGCCGCCATCCATTCAGTCTCGCCTGATTTTGTCTGCTTCACCGGCGATTGGGTTGAGGAGTCTAAACATCTCGACGAGGCATTGGGACAGTTCCAATCCATCGGCGTCCCGCTTTTTGGCGTTCCTGGCAACCATGATTACTGGAGCAACTCCGACTTTCAGCGCGTCGAATCGGTCCTGGCGAAAACCGGAGGCGGGTGGCTGATGGACCGCAGCATGCCCGCGGCCGGCGGTCGCGTGCTTATTTCTGGTGCTTCATGCAAGCACTCTTGGACGCCGCCCACTCCAGCCGGGGTTCGACATCTATTCCTGATGCATTACCCGTCGTGGGCGGATCAGTTGATGCCTGCTCAGTACGATTTATTACTCGCCGGGCATTCTCATGGGGGTCAAGTGCGCCTGCCTCTGTATGGAGCCCTGATTTTACCCGGAGGTGTTGGGAAATATGAGCTCGGGATGTATCAGACTCCTGCGGGGCCACTCCATGTGAGTCCCGGTCTTGGTTGGTTCCACTGGGCAGTGCGCTTCAATTGCCGTCCCGAGGTGACGGTGTTCGAAATCTGAAGGGACACACGTTCATTCCATTCCCCAAGATTCCATGGCGGCGGCGAGAGATTGCAGGAAGCGGGCCGCCGGGGCGCCATCCAAGGCGCGGTGGTCGAAGGTCAAACTCAAAGCCATGCGGTCTTGGGCTTGCACTTGGTCTCCACAAAACACCGGCTGGCGCTTGATTTGGCCCAGGCCCAGGATGGCGCACTCGGGATAATTCAGGACCGGCGTGAAAAACTCGATCCCAAACGCGCCCAAGCTGCTGACCGTAAATGTTCCGCCACCGAACTCCGACGAAGCCAGCTTCTGATTCCGCGCCTTCTCGACGAGGGTGGCAAAGGCGGCGGCGAACTCGGGCAGT contains:
- a CDS encoding prepilin-type N-terminal cleavage/methylation domain-containing protein — encoded protein: MKTAISHLHRRTGFTLIELLVVIAIIAILASLLLPSLAKSKQLATGARCQSNQKQLGLSFLMYADDNQDQIVGMSTYRQGRDFWTGPKPVRNFTGSGRERALAEAHEGLRQGKLFPYANAVDAWHCPGDGRLKLQPGRGFAYDSYGGAGGLDGEDESNSIKKYSEIAFPTRNYVFVEEADDRGWNLGSWLIDPTPTTFTWVDAVAIWHNKKSTLSFADGHAVTKRWLGPAMLKASDVKGALKFGATASTALDKQDIWYMKYGYTHKRQAQFESQWTTVPFRP
- a CDS encoding fibro-slime domain-containing protein; translated protein: MKIQSLFLLALLGMFAALDTRAASVTLTGTVRDFKAFGTPGGHADFEHFLGFDPGIVKTDLGLDGKPVYTGTAGNPTTTGATEFDQWYRDTAGVNLSTPHSITLTELVPGSGEFVFDSPSFFPIDGMLFNTGIPGPNYHFTFELHTTFTYVPGQTFEFRSDDELWVFIDKKLAIDLGGVHGAMTGSVALDTLSLTAGSTYSLDLFFAERHTVASSFKVTTSIPLVTVPVPNAFPSVYGAMVLGLAALAPGLHRRI